In Penaeus monodon isolate SGIC_2016 chromosome 15, NSTDA_Pmon_1, whole genome shotgun sequence, a genomic segment contains:
- the LOC119582052 gene encoding SET domain-containing protein SmydA-8-like, translated as MTDTKCAVCQAPASQRCAKCHITSYCNKEHQKQHWKTHRGECSPYRVCQNDVLGRYLEASRDILPGEVIFRDSPLVVGPRQVTVPVCLGCFTPVDGSYSCTSCGWPLCGPECQMVVLHNPECQLSRNRPVKVQVQKFMEVNQMYECITPLRCLWLKEKAPDKWATLMQMESHLEQRVNTDVHEVNQANVVNFMRQYLRVLSFTDEEIHTVCGIIDVNGFEIPGPSIIGLYGKACLLEHSCIPNTTRTFDTQLNIIVRAATKISKGEHIQTSYTDPMWGTANRQLHLRTTKYFKCVCNRCLDPTELGTDLSSLRCTKCSSGSILPSPSPLSPDAWVCNACEETLNIDEVEDYLKWTGEKLIALKEGSLQASENFLKETSKKLSVNHYYRSDVKLALAQMYGRSGEESNSNIQALSKDLLQRKEDLCREVLALADIFSPGKSRLRGLLLYELQASLMEKYRRLPKKMRMSGIGKNLLKESVGALEDASEILMYESPLQDEYQLGLQAEDDLKNAKSLLSKHR; from the exons ATGACAGACACGAAGTGCGCGGTGTGCCAAGCCCCGGCGAGTCAGCGGTGTGCCAAGTGTCACATCACGTCATACTGCAACAAGGAGCACCAGAAGCAGCACTGGAAAACTCACCGTGGCGAGTGCAGCCCTTACAG GGTGTGTCAGAACGATGTGCTGGGCCGTTACCTGGAGGCGTCACGTGATATCTTACCCGGCGAGGTCATATTCAGGGACTCGCCGCTCGTGGTGGGGCCGAGGCAG GTAACAGTGCCAGTGTGCCTGGGCTGCTTCACGCCCGTGGATGGCTCTTACTCGTGCACCTCCTGCGGCTGGCCCTTGTGCGGTCCTGAGTGCCAGATGGTCGTCCTCCACAACCCAGAGTGCCAGCTCTCCAGAAATAG ACCCGTCAAAGTCCAGGTTCAGAAGTTTATGGAGGTGAACCAGATGTACGAATGCATTACGCCGCTCAGATGTCTGTGGCTGAAGGAGAAGGCGCCGGATAAGTGGGCAACTCTCATGCAAATGGAATCTCATCTCGAGCAGCGCGTCAACACAGATGTTCACGAGGTCAATCAAGCTAATGTGGTGAACTTCATGAGACAATATCTCCGAGTGCTTTCCTTCACGGACGAGGAAATCCATACAGTGTGTGGCATCATAGATGTCAATGGCTTCGAGATCCCAGGGCCGAGTATTATTGGACTCTATGGCAAGGCGTGTCTCCTGGAGCACTCCTGCATCCCGAACACTACCAGGACTTTTGACACACAGCTGAATATCATTGTAAGAGCGGCGACGAAGATCAGTAAAGGAGAGCACATACAGACTTCTTACACCGACCCGATGTGGGGGACAGCTAACCGCCAGCTACACCTCAGGACAACAAAATATTTCAAGTGTGTTTGTAATAGGTGTCTGGACCCGACAGAACTGGGCACGGACCTGAGCAGCCTTCGATGCACAAAATGTTCCTCAGGGTCTATTTTGCCATCCCCGAGTCCTCTTAGCCCTGATGCCTGGGTCTGTAATGCATGCGAAGAAACACTCAATATAGATGAAGTAGAAGACTACTTGAAGTGGACGGGGGAGAAGCTGATAGCTCTAAAAGAGGGTTCGCTTCAGGCATCCGAAAATTTCCTGAAGGAGACATCAAAGAAGTTGTCAGTGAACCACTATTACCGAAGCGACGTAAAACTGGCTTTGGCCCAGATGTACGGCCGATCCGGCGAGGAGAGTAATAGCAATATCCAGGCTCTCTCCAAGGACTTGTTACAGCGGAAGGAGGACCTGTGCAGGGAGGTCCTCGCACTAGCTGACATCTTTAGCCCAG GGAAAAGCAGACTTCGTGGCCTGTTATTATATGAACTACAAGCTAGTCTGATGGAGAAGTACCGCAGACTGCCAAAGAAAATGAGGATGTCAGGCAttggaaaaaatcttttaaag GAGTCCGTCGGTGCCTTGGAGGATGCCAGTGAGATTCTGATGTATGAATCGCCCTTACAAGATGAGTATCAGCTTGGCCTTCAAGCAGAGGATGATCTTAAGAATGCCAAGAGCCTTCTGAGCAAGCATCGATGA